A stretch of Chionomys nivalis chromosome 2, mChiNiv1.1, whole genome shotgun sequence DNA encodes these proteins:
- the Aamp gene encoding angio-associated migratory cell protein isoform X1, whose protein sequence is MSGGAWVLPPRPGLVIPVLPCDWRLCQSTSVAIGPDSVALSAGSHLRLLPPGRRGSSSASSRRADSGRRLGPEKWIGRFRRMESESESGAAADTPPLETLSFHGDEEIIEVVELDPGPPDPADDLAQEMEDVDFEEEEEEEEGNDEGWVLEPQEGVVGSMEGPDDSEVTFALHSASVFCVSLDPKTNTLAVTGGEDDKAFVWRLSDGELLFECAGHKDSVTCAGFSHDSTLVATGDMSGLLKVWQVDTKEEVWSFEAGDLEWMEWHPRAPVLLAGTADGNTWMWKVPNGDCKTFQGPNCPATCGRVLPDGKRAVVGYEDGTIRIWDLKQGSPIHVLKGTEGHQGPLTCVATNQDGSLILTGSVDCQAKLVSATTGKVVGVFRPETVASQPSLGEGEESESNSVESLGFCSVMPLAAVGYLDGTLAIYDLSTQTLRHQCQHQSGIVQLLWEAGTAVVYTCSLDGIVRLWDARTGRLLTDYRGHTAEILDFALSKDASLVVTTSGDHKAKVFCVQRPDR, encoded by the exons ATGTCGGGCGGTGCTTGGGTTCTCCCGCCACGCCCCGGCCTGGTCATCCCAGTTCTGCCTTGTGATTGGCGGCTCTGTCAGTCCACCTCTGTCGCTATTGGTCCCGATTCCGTCGCTCTTTCGGCTGGGAGTCACCTACGCCTACTTCCTCCCGGGAGGAGGGGCTCGAGTTCCGCGTCGTCGCGCAGAGCTGACTCTGGGAGGCGTTTGGGCCCAGAGAAGTGGATCGGGAGGTTTCGCCGCATGGAGTCCGAATCAGAGAGCGGAGCGGCCGCTGACACCCCGCCGCTGGAGACTCTAAGCTTCCACGGAGATGAAGAGATCATTGAGGTGGTAGAGCTGGATCCAGGCCCGCCCGACCCGG CAGATGATCTGGCCCAGGAGATGGAAGACGTGGActttgaggaagaggaagaagaggaagagggcaaTGATGAGGGCTGGGTCCTGGAACCCCAGGAAGGGGTGGTCGGCAGCATGGAGGGCCCGGATGATAGCGAGGTCACCTTTGCATTGCACTCAG CATCCGTGTTTTGTGTGAGCCTGGACCCCAAAACCAACACTTTGGCAGTGACTGGGGGTGAAGATGACAAGGCCTTCGTGTGGAGGCTCAGCGATGGGGAGCTGCTCTTCGAGTGCGCAG GCCATAAGGACTCTGTGACATGTGCTGGTTTCAGCCATGATTCCACCCTCGTGGCCACAGGGGACATGAGTGGTCTTTTGAAGGTATGGCAGGTGGACACCAAGGAAGAAGTCTGGTCCTTTGAAGCAGGAGACCTGGAG TGGATGGAGTGGCACCCTCGGGCACCTGTCCTGTTAGCGGGCACTGCTGACGGCAACACTTGGATGTGGAAGGTGCCAAATGGTGACTGTAAGACCTTCCAGGGCCCCAACTGCCCTGCAACATGTGGCCGTGTCCTCCCTGATG GGAAGAGAGCTGTGGTAGGATATGAAGATGGAACCATCAGGATTTGGGACCTCAAGCAGGGAAGTCCCATCCATGTACTGAAAG GGACTGAGGGTCACCAGGGCCCTCTGACCTGTGTTGCCACCAACCAGGATGGCAGCCTAATCCTCACTGGCTCTGTGGACTGTCAGGCCAAGCTGGTCAGTGCTACCACTGGCAAG GTGGTGGGTGTGTTCAGACCTGAGACAGTCGCCTCCCAGCCCAGCCTGGGCGAGGGAGAGGAGAGTGAGTCCAACTCCGTGGAGTCCTTGGGCTTCtgcagtgt GATGCCTCTGGCAGCTGTTGGCTATCTGGATGGAACCTTGGCCATCTACGACCTGTCCACGCAGACACTCCGGCACCAGTGTCAGCACCAG TCGGGCATTGTTCAGCTGCTGTGGGAGGCTGGCACTGCTGTGGTATACACCTGTAGCCTGGATGGCATTGTTCGTCTCTGGGATGCCCGGACTGGCCGCCTGCTTACTGACTACCGGGGCCACACTGCTGAGATCTTGGACTTTGCCCTCAGCAA AGATGCCTCCCTGGTGGTGACAACATCAGGAGACCACAAAGCGAAAGTGTTTTGTGTCCAGAGACCTGACCGTTAG
- the Aamp gene encoding angio-associated migratory cell protein isoform X2, whose protein sequence is MSGGAWVLPPRPGLVIPVLPCDWRLCQSTSVAIGPDSVALSAGSHLRLLPPGRRGSSSASSRRADSGRRLGPEKWIGRFRRMESESESGAAADTPPLETLSFHGDEEIIEVVELDPGPPDPDDLAQEMEDVDFEEEEEEEEGNDEGWVLEPQEGVVGSMEGPDDSEVTFALHSASVFCVSLDPKTNTLAVTGGEDDKAFVWRLSDGELLFECAGHKDSVTCAGFSHDSTLVATGDMSGLLKVWQVDTKEEVWSFEAGDLEWMEWHPRAPVLLAGTADGNTWMWKVPNGDCKTFQGPNCPATCGRVLPDGKRAVVGYEDGTIRIWDLKQGSPIHVLKGTEGHQGPLTCVATNQDGSLILTGSVDCQAKLVSATTGKVVGVFRPETVASQPSLGEGEESESNSVESLGFCSVMPLAAVGYLDGTLAIYDLSTQTLRHQCQHQSGIVQLLWEAGTAVVYTCSLDGIVRLWDARTGRLLTDYRGHTAEILDFALSKDASLVVTTSGDHKAKVFCVQRPDR, encoded by the exons ATGTCGGGCGGTGCTTGGGTTCTCCCGCCACGCCCCGGCCTGGTCATCCCAGTTCTGCCTTGTGATTGGCGGCTCTGTCAGTCCACCTCTGTCGCTATTGGTCCCGATTCCGTCGCTCTTTCGGCTGGGAGTCACCTACGCCTACTTCCTCCCGGGAGGAGGGGCTCGAGTTCCGCGTCGTCGCGCAGAGCTGACTCTGGGAGGCGTTTGGGCCCAGAGAAGTGGATCGGGAGGTTTCGCCGCATGGAGTCCGAATCAGAGAGCGGAGCGGCCGCTGACACCCCGCCGCTGGAGACTCTAAGCTTCCACGGAGATGAAGAGATCATTGAGGTGGTAGAGCTGGATCCAGGCCCGCCCGACCCGG ATGATCTGGCCCAGGAGATGGAAGACGTGGActttgaggaagaggaagaagaggaagagggcaaTGATGAGGGCTGGGTCCTGGAACCCCAGGAAGGGGTGGTCGGCAGCATGGAGGGCCCGGATGATAGCGAGGTCACCTTTGCATTGCACTCAG CATCCGTGTTTTGTGTGAGCCTGGACCCCAAAACCAACACTTTGGCAGTGACTGGGGGTGAAGATGACAAGGCCTTCGTGTGGAGGCTCAGCGATGGGGAGCTGCTCTTCGAGTGCGCAG GCCATAAGGACTCTGTGACATGTGCTGGTTTCAGCCATGATTCCACCCTCGTGGCCACAGGGGACATGAGTGGTCTTTTGAAGGTATGGCAGGTGGACACCAAGGAAGAAGTCTGGTCCTTTGAAGCAGGAGACCTGGAG TGGATGGAGTGGCACCCTCGGGCACCTGTCCTGTTAGCGGGCACTGCTGACGGCAACACTTGGATGTGGAAGGTGCCAAATGGTGACTGTAAGACCTTCCAGGGCCCCAACTGCCCTGCAACATGTGGCCGTGTCCTCCCTGATG GGAAGAGAGCTGTGGTAGGATATGAAGATGGAACCATCAGGATTTGGGACCTCAAGCAGGGAAGTCCCATCCATGTACTGAAAG GGACTGAGGGTCACCAGGGCCCTCTGACCTGTGTTGCCACCAACCAGGATGGCAGCCTAATCCTCACTGGCTCTGTGGACTGTCAGGCCAAGCTGGTCAGTGCTACCACTGGCAAG GTGGTGGGTGTGTTCAGACCTGAGACAGTCGCCTCCCAGCCCAGCCTGGGCGAGGGAGAGGAGAGTGAGTCCAACTCCGTGGAGTCCTTGGGCTTCtgcagtgt GATGCCTCTGGCAGCTGTTGGCTATCTGGATGGAACCTTGGCCATCTACGACCTGTCCACGCAGACACTCCGGCACCAGTGTCAGCACCAG TCGGGCATTGTTCAGCTGCTGTGGGAGGCTGGCACTGCTGTGGTATACACCTGTAGCCTGGATGGCATTGTTCGTCTCTGGGATGCCCGGACTGGCCGCCTGCTTACTGACTACCGGGGCCACACTGCTGAGATCTTGGACTTTGCCCTCAGCAA AGATGCCTCCCTGGTGGTGACAACATCAGGAGACCACAAAGCGAAAGTGTTTTGTGTCCAGAGACCTGACCGTTAG
- the Tmbim1 gene encoding protein lifeguard 3, whose product MSSPTAPPPYEDRNPLYPGPPPPGGYGQPSVLPGGYPAYPAYPQPGYGHPAGYPQPMPPIHPMPMNYGHDYGGEERAVSDNFGHGEWDDRKVRHNFIRKVYSIISVQLLITVAIIAIFTFVEPVSAFVRRNVAVYYVSYAVFFVTYLTLACCQGPRRRFPWNIILLTLFTLALGFMTGTISSMYQTRAVIIAMIITAVVSISVTIFCFQTKVDFTSCTGLFCVLGIVLMVTGIVTSIVLSFKYIYWLHMVYAALGAICFTLFLAYDTQLVLGNRKHTISPEDYITGALQIYTDIVYIFTFVLQLVGSRD is encoded by the exons ATGTCCAGTCCCACTGCCCCGCCTCCCTATGAGGACCGCAACCCCCTGTACCCTGGCCCTCCACCTCCTGGGGGCTACGGGCAGCCATCTGTCCTGCCAGGTGGATACCCTGCCTACCCTGCCTACCCCCAACCTGGTTACGGTCACCCTGCTGGCTACCCACAGCCGATGCCTCCCATCCATCCAATGCCCATGAACTACG GCCATGACtatggtggggaggagagagcagTAAGTGACAACTTTGGCCATGGAGAATGGGATGACCGGAAAGTCCGACATAACTTCATCCGAAAG GTCTACTCCATCATTTCCGTTCAGCTGCTCATCACGGTGGCCATCATTGCTATCTTCACCTTTGT GGAACCAGTCAGTGCGTTCGTGAGGAGGAATGTGGCTGTGTACTACGTGTCCTA TGCTGTCTTCTTCGTCACCTACCTGACCCTTGCCTGCTGCCAGGGACCCAG gcGCCGGTTCCCATGGAACATCATCCTGCTGACCCTCTTT actctggctttggGCTTTATGACAGGCACCATTTCCAG taTGTACCAAACCAGAGCCGTCATCATAGCGATGATCATCACTGCTGTGGTATCCATTTCTGTCACCATCTTCTGCTTCCAGACTAAG gTGGACTTCACCTCGTGTACAGGCCTCTTCTGTGTCCTGGGGATCGTGCTGATGGTCACTGGGATTGTCACTAGCATTGTGCTgtcattcaaatat ATTTACTGGCTCCACATGGTCTATGCCGCTCTGGGGGCCATCTGCTTCACTCTG TTCCTGGCTTACGATACACAGCTGGTCCTGGGGAACCGGAAGCACACCATCAGCCCAGAGGACTACATCACAGGTGCCCTGCAGATCTACACTGACATAGTCTACATCTTCACTTTCGTGCTCCAGCTGGTGGGGAGTCGAGACTGA
- the Pnkd gene encoding probable hydrolase PNKD isoform X3 has translation MAAVVAATALKGRGARNARVLRGILSGATANKASQNRTRALQSHSSPECKEEPEPPLSPELEYIPRKRGKNPMKAVGLAWAIGFPCGILFFVLTKQEVDKDRLKQMKARQNMRVSNTGEYESQRFRVSSQQAQFPEVGSGVQN, from the exons ATGGCGGCGGTGGTAGCTGCTACGGCGCTGAAGGGCCGTGGGGCGAGAAATGCCCGCGTCCTCCGGG GGATTCTCTCCGGAGCCACAGCTAACAAGGCTTCCCAGAACAGGACCAGAGCACTGCAGAGCCACAGCTCACCGGAGTGCAAGGAGGAGCCTGAGCCCCCCCTCTCTCCTGAGCTGGAATACATTCCCAGAAAGAGGGGCAAGAACCCCATGAAAGCTGTGGGACTCGCCTG GGCCATCGGCTTCCCCTGTGGTATCCTCTTCTTCGTCCTCACCAAGCAGGAAGTGGACAAGGACCGTTTGAAGCAGATGAAGGCTCGGCAGAACATGCGGGTTTCCAACACGGGCGAGTATGAGAGCCAGAGATTCAGGGTTTCCTCCCAACAAGCCCAGTTCCCTGAAGTTGGGTCTGGTGTACAGAACTGA